The proteins below come from a single Pedobacter sp. MC2016-14 genomic window:
- the cysC gene encoding adenylyl-sulfate kinase — MKLVSNQKGMVIWMLGFSGAGKSTLSNLLEQKLTQENVLAIQLDGDELRKGLNSNLGFSMDDRAENIRRAAETAKIMAAKGIVVICSFITPLQSHREIAKAILADMYYEVFIDCPISVCAERDVKGLYKMAEEKTLKNLTGMGSEFERPSQPDLIISTDKDSLSQCLDQLYTYLTIQKNPGLSKEGLL; from the coding sequence ATGAAATTAGTATCAAACCAAAAGGGAATGGTGATCTGGATGCTCGGGTTTTCTGGAGCTGGAAAAAGTACCTTATCAAACTTACTGGAGCAAAAGCTGACGCAAGAAAATGTACTTGCCATTCAACTGGATGGAGATGAATTACGAAAAGGCTTAAATTCCAACCTCGGTTTTAGCATGGATGATCGTGCTGAAAATATAAGAAGGGCCGCCGAAACTGCAAAAATAATGGCAGCTAAAGGCATTGTAGTGATTTGCTCATTTATTACTCCCCTGCAAAGTCACAGGGAAATTGCGAAAGCTATTTTGGCTGATATGTATTATGAAGTTTTTATAGATTGTCCTATCTCTGTTTGTGCAGAGCGGGATGTTAAAGGGCTTTACAAAATGGCAGAGGAAAAAACCTTAAAAAATCTGACTGGAATGGGTTCTGAATTTGAACGCCCGAGCCAGCCAGACCTTATCATTTCCACAGACAAAGATTCATTATCGCAATGCCTGGATCAATTGTATACCTATTTAACCATACAGAAGAATCCCGGATTAAGTAAAGAGGGTTTATTATAA
- the cysQ gene encoding 3'(2'),5'-bisphosphate nucleotidase CysQ, translated as MIQIDIKEIVKIAVQAGEAILKVYNAPAPVAVMVKEDNSPLTLADELSHGVIMEGLTRLYPDIPVLSEEGSQIDYEIRKNWTRYWCVDPLDGTKEFIKRNGEFTVNIALMENNKPVLGVIYAPVLNDIYYGSVAGGSWMQVPGQEAVQIKADVDATEWLAIGSRSHADEEEENVLKAFPVTGKLSIGSSLKFCLIASGKAHIYYRKGPTMEWDTAAGHAIALGSGAIMLNAEQQEFIYNKPSLLNPGFFCMVK; from the coding sequence ATGATACAGATCGATATAAAAGAAATCGTAAAAATTGCAGTTCAGGCTGGCGAGGCCATTCTTAAAGTTTACAACGCCCCGGCACCGGTAGCAGTCATGGTAAAAGAAGACAATTCTCCCTTAACCCTCGCAGATGAACTGTCTCATGGTGTTATTATGGAGGGTTTAACGAGGTTGTATCCCGATATTCCTGTACTTTCTGAAGAAGGATCCCAGATTGATTATGAGATCAGGAAAAACTGGACACGTTACTGGTGTGTAGATCCGCTGGATGGTACAAAAGAGTTTATCAAACGAAATGGGGAGTTTACGGTTAATATCGCCCTGATGGAAAATAATAAACCCGTATTGGGTGTAATTTATGCCCCTGTTTTAAATGATATTTATTACGGCAGCGTAGCGGGGGGTAGCTGGATGCAAGTTCCGGGACAGGAAGCAGTACAGATTAAAGCAGATGTGGACGCTACAGAGTGGTTGGCCATTGGTAGTCGCTCACATGCCGATGAAGAGGAAGAAAACGTACTTAAAGCATTTCCGGTAACAGGTAAACTTTCTATTGGCAGTTCACTGAAATTTTGTCTCATTGCATCTGGCAAGGCACATATCTATTATAGAAAAGGCCCTACTATGGAATGGGATACCGCTGCGGGTCATGCAATTGCCCTTGGAAGTGGCGCTATTATGCTCAATGCAGAACAGCAAGAATTTATTTATAATAAACCCTCTTTACTTAATCCGGGATTCTTCTGTATGGTTAAATAG
- a CDS encoding glycoside hydrolase family 16 protein, producing MKIFYSLFLIPLLSFGACKKTVKEDAPIIEPIVTPTLPDDNAGIGDTLATGIFFDTFRLSLDENKWEKLHQVWGVSSVATYIHGGVIRENAFTRDGKAVLRALGDQYDGPLRGVNGQSKRLGGVIKTKQRFASGRYEVRMKVLQAADMGVLSAAWTFFYKELTAASDPTAYQKALNHGNIANNGKIILNHEIDIEVKGVNLADPLFTNWIGEASAEHVSQKVRTQRFDDNAYHIFRWDWHTGGGGQEAVVNYYIDGQLITSSNTQVPYRASYFNVGNWFAWWAGNDTGSYKVPNFGTREMLVDWVKITPFNEANDDWQL from the coding sequence ATGAAGATATTTTATTCACTATTTCTGATCCCATTATTGTCATTTGGTGCTTGTAAAAAGACTGTCAAAGAAGATGCTCCAATAATTGAACCCATAGTTACACCTACATTACCAGATGATAACGCCGGAATTGGTGATACCCTGGCTACGGGAATATTTTTCGATACTTTTAGGCTAAGTCTGGACGAAAACAAATGGGAAAAACTACACCAGGTCTGGGGTGTATCGTCAGTAGCTACCTATATCCATGGTGGGGTAATCCGCGAAAATGCATTTACGCGTGACGGCAAAGCTGTACTAAGAGCATTGGGCGATCAGTATGATGGACCATTGCGCGGTGTTAATGGTCAGTCTAAAAGACTGGGCGGTGTAATCAAAACCAAACAACGTTTTGCCTCTGGAAGGTACGAGGTAAGAATGAAAGTTCTGCAAGCTGCCGATATGGGCGTATTATCTGCAGCATGGACATTTTTCTATAAGGAACTTACCGCAGCCAGCGATCCAACGGCTTATCAAAAAGCATTGAATCACGGAAATATAGCTAACAATGGGAAGATCATCCTTAACCACGAAATAGACATCGAAGTTAAAGGTGTCAACCTTGCCGATCCTTTGTTTACCAATTGGATTGGAGAAGCCAGCGCAGAACATGTAAGCCAGAAGGTTAGAACACAAAGATTTGATGACAATGCTTATCATATCTTTCGCTGGGACTGGCACACCGGTGGTGGTGGACAGGAAGCTGTTGTGAATTATTACATAGATGGACAACTGATTACCAGCAGCAATACCCAGGTTCCTTACCGTGCAAGCTATTTTAACGTGGGTAATTGGTTTGCCTGGTGGGCAGGTAATGATACCGGATCTTATAAAGTACCAAATTTTGGTACTAGAGAAATGTTGGTAGATTGGGTAAAAATTACCCCTTTTAATGAAGCAAATGACGATTGGCAATTGTAA
- a CDS encoding sulfotransferase, with protein MTNNGIQIIGTQRSGSNLLRVILDQSEAIASPHPPHILVTFMPLLESYGALDAVSYRQLVKDVVAYVNANPVPWDGVVLDEEELFNQSEQYHLFTLNRLIYEQAAISKNAKYWCCKSMANVHYAAEMEAFGLKPKYVFLYRDGRDVACSFKKAIVGEKHIYHLAKQWEKDQAACIRLKDLLPADRFYSLNYETLITDPENEIRRLCHYLDIDYSPNMLQFHGSKTSKLTAAAGEMWSNLEKPIISNNTRKFLNEFKGDDLEIFELVAGEVLEALNYELALQHHDARLIDDEHLEKYNLENVALKKQAVKDARQSDLDNRKGQASLVEEIKGREAVTN; from the coding sequence ATGACAAATAACGGAATACAAATTATCGGCACCCAAAGGTCGGGCTCTAATCTTTTAAGGGTAATTTTAGACCAGTCAGAAGCCATTGCTTCGCCACATCCGCCGCACATTTTGGTTACGTTTATGCCCTTGCTAGAGTCTTACGGGGCATTAGATGCCGTATCTTACCGTCAGCTGGTAAAAGATGTAGTGGCCTATGTAAATGCCAATCCGGTACCTTGGGATGGAGTGGTATTAGATGAAGAGGAGCTGTTTAATCAATCAGAACAATATCACCTGTTTACTTTAAACAGGCTCATCTATGAACAGGCGGCCATCAGTAAAAATGCCAAATACTGGTGTTGTAAAAGTATGGCCAATGTGCATTACGCAGCAGAAATGGAGGCCTTTGGTTTAAAGCCCAAATATGTTTTTTTATATCGGGATGGTCGGGACGTGGCTTGTTCTTTTAAAAAAGCAATAGTTGGCGAAAAACACATCTATCACCTTGCCAAGCAATGGGAGAAAGACCAGGCGGCTTGTATCCGCTTAAAGGACCTGCTTCCGGCAGACCGGTTTTACTCACTTAACTATGAGACCTTAATCACTGATCCTGAAAATGAAATCCGCAGACTGTGTCATTATCTGGATATCGATTATAGTCCAAATATGTTGCAGTTTCATGGCTCTAAAACTTCAAAGCTCACCGCCGCGGCCGGAGAGATGTGGAGCAATTTGGAAAAGCCGATCATCAGCAACAATACCCGTAAGTTTTTAAATGAATTTAAGGGCGATGACCTTGAAATTTTTGAGCTGGTAGCCGGAGAGGTGCTAGAAGCATTAAATTATGAACTTGCATTGCAACATCATGATGCCCGGTTAATTGATGATGAACATCTGGAAAAATACAACCTGGAAAACGTTGCACTTAAAAAGCAGGCAGTAAAAGATGCCAGACAAAGTGACCTTGACAATAGAAAAGGGCAAGCTTCACTTGTTGAAGAAATCAAAGGCAGGGAAGCCGTAACCAATTAA
- the chrA gene encoding chromate efflux transporter, whose product MISTMQDSAIEKQTGLSYLFFTFLKIGCISFGGHMALIAVVEKEMIERDGRLTREDLLNAVSIASLLPGPLAVNVVAYIGYHLQLKSGLAISMFAVLLPACILMYVLSWCYFNYMHVQGLSDIMVYTVAAVSAIILSTGLNLFFKEVKSDKVKLVLCLASIALLYFVKGYLIIVLLMLIGGLTGMFFNLGNQNAENATSFKWQKLSLSGKAGLSTLVLLYVSFISGAYKYTEIVFLKITAVFSGVSLSLFGGGYVMIPIMQSLFVTELKWLTNQEFIDSIAFSQLTPGPILVSAFFTGYKLAGVAGAILATLAIFLPSAMLMVMAAKIFRENVNSARVKNAMSGIKPVVIGMILVSALKLFFSVAYTPFSIALFFIAFILSFRFKFNPAYLILISLMAGVWFHFN is encoded by the coding sequence ATGATTAGTACAATGCAGGATAGCGCAATTGAAAAACAAACGGGATTAAGTTACCTGTTCTTTACCTTTTTAAAGATTGGTTGTATCTCCTTTGGGGGACACATGGCCTTAATCGCGGTGGTGGAAAAAGAAATGATAGAGCGGGACGGGCGCTTAACCCGCGAAGATTTGCTAAATGCCGTGAGCATAGCAAGTTTATTGCCGGGTCCGCTTGCCGTTAATGTAGTTGCTTATATTGGTTATCACCTGCAACTTAAATCGGGCTTAGCGATAAGTATGTTTGCTGTGCTCTTGCCGGCCTGCATACTCATGTATGTGCTTTCCTGGTGTTATTTCAACTACATGCATGTGCAGGGGCTCTCTGATATTATGGTGTATACTGTCGCGGCAGTAAGCGCCATCATTCTTAGTACCGGGTTAAACCTTTTTTTTAAAGAAGTAAAAAGTGATAAAGTTAAGCTGGTATTGTGTTTGGCCTCCATAGCATTGCTTTATTTTGTTAAAGGCTACCTAATTATCGTGTTGCTGATGCTGATTGGTGGATTAACTGGCATGTTTTTTAACCTTGGAAATCAAAATGCCGAAAACGCGACCAGTTTTAAATGGCAAAAACTTAGTCTCAGTGGCAAAGCCGGCTTGTCTACTTTGGTTCTCCTGTACGTTTCTTTTATTTCGGGTGCTTACAAATACACTGAAATTGTCTTTTTAAAAATTACGGCTGTATTTTCAGGCGTTAGCCTTTCCCTATTTGGCGGTGGATATGTGATGATCCCCATCATGCAATCTTTGTTTGTTACAGAATTGAAATGGTTAACAAATCAAGAATTTATAGACAGCATAGCTTTTAGTCAGTTAACCCCTGGGCCCATCCTGGTAAGCGCATTTTTTACAGGTTATAAACTTGCAGGAGTCGCAGGGGCTATACTGGCTACATTGGCTATATTTCTCCCATCCGCAATGCTGATGGTCATGGCAGCTAAAATATTCAGGGAAAATGTCAACTCGGCCCGCGTAAAAAATGCCATGTCCGGTATCAAACCCGTAGTTATTGGGATGATATTGGTTTCCGCACTTAAATTGTTTTTTTCCGTCGCTTATACCCCATTTAGCATAGCCCTGTTTTTTATTGCTTTTATTTTAAGCTTCCGGTTTAAATTTAATCCGGCTTATCTAATTCTAATCTCGCTCATGGCGGGAGTATGGTTTCATTTTAATTAG
- a CDS encoding aryl-sulfate sulfotransferase, with product MIKIKKNSFLGIAVVSLILIAVLLWKKESILNTIWPLRIEHIDLYHVPENRLRFKIKVKTNRKSDAYLKYWKKGSSDTLYSELSSNSSEHLLWILNSTGRTDYTFQVIAHNASSSVLSKVYPLKSKSIYEATPAFKLEEMDKGFAKEMENKYFLTQILTEPGSAIIIDGKGTIVWYEVFKKGVKVSHWTPQRTIINIVGSESIPSSGGDEIIEMDLAGNIVTHLKYGRKDMDKLVHHEVRKDEEGNIYALTFDKRTFNLSSVGGAVKDTVQADGIVVFNKDGKKIWEWSFLDQVDLLADPNILKTKKDMVHANSVFKDAEGNFLISFRDLNQIWKIDYKTKKVVWKFGKGGDFKMSAHDYFSAQHFAHINKDGHLMFMDNGTATKITRALSFKLDEQAHQYTPEIDVALPKDYFTAAKGNAQIINGDKVLFCLTEPQSLVITDKKGKFLWRVNIDGDPYRVEEVKDFKIAKPVWHD from the coding sequence ATGATAAAGATCAAAAAGAACAGTTTCTTAGGAATTGCCGTTGTAAGTTTAATACTAATTGCAGTATTGCTTTGGAAAAAGGAAAGTATATTGAATACAATCTGGCCCTTAAGGATAGAACATATTGATTTGTACCATGTTCCTGAAAATAGACTTCGTTTTAAAATAAAAGTAAAAACAAACAGAAAATCTGATGCTTACCTTAAGTATTGGAAAAAGGGTAGTTCAGATACGTTGTATTCAGAACTTTCCAGTAACTCTTCTGAACACTTGTTGTGGATTTTAAATTCCACCGGAAGAACAGATTATACCTTTCAGGTGATTGCACACAATGCTTCTTCATCTGTTTTAAGTAAGGTATATCCATTAAAGTCTAAATCTATTTATGAAGCTACGCCTGCTTTTAAACTAGAGGAAATGGATAAAGGTTTTGCTAAAGAAATGGAAAATAAGTACTTCTTAACGCAAATTTTAACAGAGCCAGGGTCTGCAATTATTATAGATGGTAAAGGAACTATAGTTTGGTACGAAGTATTTAAAAAAGGGGTTAAGGTAAGCCACTGGACTCCTCAGAGAACGATCATCAATATTGTTGGTTCAGAAAGTATTCCTTCTTCCGGAGGCGACGAAATTATAGAAATGGACCTTGCGGGGAATATAGTTACGCATTTAAAATATGGCCGGAAAGATATGGATAAGCTGGTCCACCATGAAGTTCGCAAAGATGAGGAAGGAAATATCTACGCATTAACTTTTGATAAAAGGACTTTTAATTTATCATCTGTTGGCGGGGCAGTAAAAGACACTGTGCAGGCTGACGGTATAGTGGTCTTTAATAAAGACGGAAAGAAAATTTGGGAATGGTCCTTTTTAGATCAGGTAGACCTATTGGCAGATCCTAATATTTTAAAAACAAAAAAAGATATGGTACATGCCAATTCAGTGTTTAAAGATGCGGAAGGGAATTTTTTAATCTCCTTTCGTGATTTAAATCAGATCTGGAAAATTGACTATAAAACAAAAAAGGTGGTATGGAAATTTGGTAAGGGTGGAGATTTTAAAATGAGCGCACACGATTATTTTAGCGCCCAGCATTTTGCCCACATCAATAAAGATGGTCATCTAATGTTTATGGATAACGGTACGGCTACAAAAATTACAAGAGCATTATCGTTTAAATTGGATGAGCAGGCGCATCAATATACGCCGGAAATAGATGTAGCACTACCTAAAGATTATTTTACCGCGGCAAAAGGCAATGCCCAAATTATTAATGGAGATAAGGTTTTATTTTGTTTAACAGAACCGCAAAGTCTTGTTATCACTGATAAAAAAGGGAAATTCTTGTGGAGAGTAAATATAGATGGAGATCCTTACAGGGTAGAAGAGGTTAAAGATTTTAAAATAGCTAAACCAGTGTGGCATGATTAG